TTGACTAATTAAACTTAGTTGCGTCTATGGGGTATAAACACGAAGTGATGTAAATCCCTTAAAAAAGGTAAGTCGTGTCAATTTAAGTTTAATAACAAAGCAACAGTCAAAGTTGTCTAACTGGGTATGAGTTCTGAATTTATTATTTTAATTATTCTAATAGTGGCTGGTTTTGCCGGTTTGTTTTGGTTTTTATCTCGTCGTCGAGCTGAGCTCGATGAAAAGCCACAAGATCAACAGAACCTATTCTTGATGCTTCAAAACCAAATAAGCGATATATCTAAAGTATTAGATAGTAAGCTAGGCGAATCGCATCGCAGTATGCAAAACCAGTTTGGCCAAACAGCTCAAATTGTGCGCGATGTAACAGAGCGTTTAACTAAACTAGACGAAACCAATAGGCAAGTGGTTAATTTTGCCGATCAATTAAAAAGTCTTCAAGATATTTTAAAAAATCCCAAACAACGCGGAATTTTAGGCGAATATTATTTAGAAACTCTTTTAAAAAATGTCTTGCCACCAGGTAGTTATCAAATGCAATATGCCTTTAAAGACGGCACTATAGTGGACGCCGTTGTTTTTGTTAAAGACAAAATTATACCAGTAGATTCTAAATTTTCTTTGGAAAACTATAATCGCTTAGTAGAAGAAAAAAACGAAGCCGAGCGCATTCGTTTGGAAAAAGTTTTTGTAAACGACCTTAAAATGCGTATTCAGGAAACTTCTAAATATATTCAACCAGGGCAGGGCACAATGGATTTTGCTTTTATGTTTATTCCGCACGAAGCCATTTATTACGATCTTTTGGTAAATAAAATTGGCGCCATGCGAGACGAAGATACCGAGAACCTTATACAGCGCGCTACTAATAGATACAAGGTTATTATTGTTTCACCCACATCTTTTTTGGCATATCTGCAAACAGTTATGCAGGGCTTAAGGGCTTTGCAGATAGAAGAATCGGCTAAAGAAATAATAAAAAGGGTAGAAGATTTAAGCAAACACCTGGCTAGTTACGAAGATTATTTAGGCCGTCTGGGCAAAAATTTAGGCA
The nucleotide sequence above comes from bacterium. Encoded proteins:
- a CDS encoding DNA recombination protein RmuC, translating into MSSEFIILIILIVAGFAGLFWFLSRRRAELDEKPQDQQNLFLMLQNQISDISKVLDSKLGESHRSMQNQFGQTAQIVRDVTERLTKLDETNRQVVNFADQLKSLQDILKNPKQRGILGEYYLETLLKNVLPPGSYQMQYAFKDGTIVDAVVFVKDKIIPVDSKFSLENYNRLVEEKNEAERIRLEKVFVNDLKMRIQETSKYIQPGQGTMDFAFMFIPHEAIYYDLLVNKIGAMRDEDTENLIQRATNRYKVIIVSPTSFLAYLQTVMQGLRALQIEESAKEIIKRVEDLSKHLASYEDYLGRLGKNLGTTVSMYNHAYKEFGKIDKDVLRITGEKMGVETMVLTGPEKDEDI